ATTCGGTTGGACGGCGCTCATGCGCGCGTCACGTAGAGGATATGTGGATTTGGTGCAACTGCTCCTGGCTCATTCAGCCGATATGGAGGCTGGCGACCAGTACGGAGCTACGGCTTTGATCGTAGCAGCGGCTGAAGGCCATACAAACGTAGTCAAGGAACTGCTCGACAACGGAGCAGATCCGGAAGCCCGAGATAGAAATGGCTGGACAGCGCTGATGTGGGCATCGTCGATGAGGCATGTGGCCGTGGTAGATCTGCTCAAATCCGCACACATAAATCGAAGGAATGAAAATTAATATGGATTTTTTCGTTCTCGCGACTGACGAGAACCCACAGCATTCTTTGTCGGACTTCTTACCGAAGTAATCCACATTCTGATAGTCTTTTTCGCGGTTATAAGCGATTACCAAAAATTCTGACGTTTATCCCATGCTCCAATACAAGATACTAGTGGGGACCGGCGTCCCTGCCGGTTCATTCTATCGATATCATTGATCATATTGAAGATGTGCCGGCACGGAGGCACGGCACCCACCAATATTCCTATTTTCAATCGGACACTAATTTTGGCAATTGCTCTCACGCAAATGCAGTTCCGCGGAGGCATTTTCGGCTTCCTTGACAATTTCAGCTCCCGGTGGAACAGTAGATCTTAAGGAGGCTTCACTATCACAGAGAGCTGGACTGTCATAAATTACTGTGGATGCTGCATATCGAGGCTCTTGTTCGAGCAAACCCGTAAGCAAAACCAGACAATCAAGGGGGTGTTGTCATGAAAAAACTGGCTATCGTCTTGACGATCATTGGAGTCACTGCGGCCTTTGCAACGCTTGCCACCGGTTTTGGATGGGCGCCGTACACGTACTGGGGTAGCGGCTGGGGTAGCGGCTCCAGCAGCTCGGGGCTGTATTATGGGAGTTCGGGAGGATATTACGGCAGTTCCGGCGGTTATCTCAGCAGCACAAGGATGTCCTATTGGCCAAGCAGCTCCAGTGGATATTCAGGCTACATGCCGAGCTCCACAACAGGGGTTTACGTGGTTCCCGTAGGTTATTGCGGCAGTTCTTTCTATCCGAGCAGCGGATCGTATTATTGGCCTTCGAGTTCTCGTAGACGCTTGATGAGACGCACTTATTGGTAAAAAAGGCACTTGTGAAAATTGGGTGAATAAATCGGAAATTTCCTTTTTACTCGTCCTTTCAGCTAAATGAACTCGATGGCGGTCTTGAATTCTTGCCGCCTTTTTCTTTGTACTCGCTTCGGAATTATGACGATGTGCTTTCATGGAGGGAATATTGAGAGATCTGTTTTTGGCCGGTCCCGTCAAATCTCCTCCGCTACAAACGGCACGGCCTGACTTCGCGTCGGAGACATGCCGGGACCGGATTTGCTCCCGCCGGTAGCGGGATTACTTCTTTGAACGCACATCGGTATTAGTCATGAGCTCATGGATACAAGAAATCCGGCACTCAGGATCGCGATCGACACCAGGCCGCAGCACAGTCCTAATGGCAACAGTAGTGCTGCTATGGCTCTGCCGTTCGAGATCCCATGTACCTCTCTCAAACCCACCACAGTTATATACAGTTTCCAGATCAATGAAATTATGCCACCAATTACCGGAATGATTCCAAATAATTCTGGTCCAGATGTGTAACAAACGATACGAAATGTTGCCTCGAAATCCCTCTGAGCCCCGCCTACCAAAAAGAGTGAGGCGTGAAGTATCACTCCCCAAAGGAATAATCCCAAGAAGACGAATAACGGTATGAGCAAAGCAAAGAGAATCGGAGTCTTTGACGAGAATTCAAAAAGTCCCTGACCGCCTACTGCTGTCGACCACAGGTATGCCGCCATGCTCCCCACGGTTTCAACGATAATTCCAAAAAGCAACGGCAGGAGAACCCCACCGCGTACGGGCATTTTTGAGAAAAACTGGGCCGGAGAAAACATACTTGCTTTAATCGTCTGGACCAATGCAGTCCCGAACCCGAGATTCTCCTGGTCTTCCCAGGGACAGTAGCCGCTTTGCTCCTGCTCGAAATCGCTTTCGAAGCGAATGTCCGGTTCATCCGGGCTGTCATCATATCCTGTGTAGGAAGAGTCGCCGAGCGCTCTTCCACAGAACGGACAGAAACGTTGCTCCGGATCCTGCCCAATTTCTCTCCTGCAATGCGGGCACTCCACAATCGACTCCTTTCATAAGAGACCCGGGGAAGCGTTCCTATCAATTTGCATTAAAATCCCCCCATTCCCCCCTTTAATAAAGGGGGGGTAGAGGGGATTTTTGTCTAACTTTGAAAGCAAATTGATATCACAGGTCCTCCAAGGTTCCATTCTCTGAGGCACATTACATTAAATCAGGTGCTCGGATAGCCATTCCTCGGAAGGCAATCCCGAGGCTTGTATAATTTCGGTTTCGCACTGCGGCCGTTGTAGAGTGAACATATCACCACGACGGATTGGTTTCGCGTACCGCCTGATCACTCGGCAGACCAGTTCCTTTTCTCCCTCGTCCGGATTGCCCAGCACCAGTACTGCCGGACCTGGGAAAACGAAAGGCATTATGAAGTTCCTGCTCTGTGCCAATTCTTGCAGTTGATTATTCTCTTCTTCACTTCTTCCCACAACGATTTTCAGACCGGGGCGTACGCGGAAATGTCGCCCGATCCGCAGGGCTGCCAATTCCTCACAGGAAACGTGCTCTGAAGATGTGAGGAGATCTTTCAATCTTCGTGAGAAATTCCGGTCCGTGAGAAGACAACCTCCTGCGGGAGAAGAAAACCCTCTGAGATTGAGGTCGGCAGCCAGATCCAGTTGCATCTTTCTCCCGCGTCCCGCAACGCCCAGCAGCAGGTCGCGATCGAGGATTCCGGCTTCCTCAGGCCCGGTCGGAGGTAGTACTTTCGCGGAAAGCGGTCTAAGGACTATCCCTCTGCAGTCAGCCTGTTTTTCGATAAGCCGCAGGGTATGGCGGCGCTGCGACATGGGGCGTTGTCCAACCACTTCGCCGGTAACGAGAAACGATGCTCCGATGGATTTCATATATTCCCGGGCTTTTACAAGCGTGTAGATGCGGCAGTCGATACAAGGATTGAGATTCTTGCCGTACCCGTATCGGGGATTCCTCAGGAGTTGAATGAAATCTTCTCCCCGTTGGATAAACTTCACTGGGACGTCAAGTTGCTCGGCAGTCACGCGGACCGAAGAATCCTTCGCCTCCGGATCGTCAATTGAAAAAAAAGAAGTAAAATGGATCGCTGTGACATCGATTCCCTGCTGTTTGACCAAATGTATGGCCAATGCTGAATCCAATCCTCCGGAGATCAGCGCAACTGCTTTCTTATTGAAGACGGTCCCGGTTGCTGGTTCAGAAAACGTCAGCCGAAAAGACATAAATTTTGGTCTCCTTGTCTTGCCACGCGCTTCTTGATAAGCCCGCCTTCTTGCACGTTTCCTCCAAGAAAGTGATGGTATCCCAATTCCTGTCGGCGGCTACCTGGGGAAGCAACAGTCCGGAATAATTACCTTTGCGTATCATGAGGCCGTGAATGCCAATCTGAATATCTGCCGTATCTTCAATTTCCACGAATGGAGTCAATACGGATATTTCCAGTTCCAAGTGCGGCAATTCCTCTGTTTGCACAGGCGTGAAACGAGGATCGCGAAAGGCTGCCGCTTCAGCCATTTCTTCCACTGTCCGGTGGAGAGCATCGTCAGCAGTGAGACACCCGATGCAGCCTCTCAGCATTCCTCTCTTGTGAATGCTCACAAAGGCTCCGAACTTCTCTGCAAGTCTCGGAAAAGCCGGAACGATGCGCGGCACAGGTTTCCCGGCGGCTCTCGATTCGATCACTGTTCTGGCGATTCTGTGGAGTTCTCTCTTTTCTTCGTCCTGGAGTCCCAGATCGGTTCCCACACTCCTTTTTGCAGATTTCATTTCTCTCGCTCCCTCATTGACAAAAGGTTCCGTCAGGAATCATGGAAACAAGGGCAGTCCGGACAAACCCGAACTTTCCTCCAGTCCGGTCATGAGATTCGCATTCTGCACTGCGGCTCCGGAAGCTCCTTTGACCAGATTGTCAATCGCGGACATGACAATAAGCCATCCTGTGCGCTCGTCAACTTCGATTGCCAGGTGGCACTGATTCGACCCGCGCACGAATGCGGTATCCGGAAATTTTCCTGCAGGCAACACTTTTACGAACGGTTCCGATCGGTAATGCTCAATGTACAGCTCTCTGATTGACACGGCTGAGAGGGGTTGGATGAGGCGGACGTGTATAGTGCTCACCATCCCTCTGCTCACCGGTATGAGATGCGGAGTAAACCGGACTTTCACCGGTTTACCTGCAACCTTGGAGAGTTCCTGTTCCATTTCCGGTATGTGCCGGTGACGAATCACTCCATACGGTTTGAAGCTCTCTCCGGCTTCACAGAAACTGGTATTGAGCTTCGCCCCTCTTCCGGCTCCGGAGATTCCGGATTTGGAATCCACCACGGGACAGCTTGTATCCACTTCCGAAAGTTTCATCAAGGGAACCAGGGCAAGAATCACCGAAGTAGGATAACATCCGGGATTTGCCACAAGGTCGGCCTTTCTGATTTCTTCACGATAAAGCTCCGGCAATCCGTACACCGCGCGGGGAATTAACTCAGGATCTTTATGAGGCCCATACCAATCCTGGTATACCTCGGCATCGTTGAGACGCAAATCCGCAGAGAGGTCTACGACTTTGAGACCCGCCTCCAGGAGCGGACGGATCACCGCCATGGATTCGCCATGTGGAAGAGCCAGGAAAGCTATGTCCGCCTGTGGATCTTCAAGCAAATCTTCGAGAGTGCGAAGTGGAAAATCCTTTGCGCGATTAACAAATGGGAGCGCTTCCGATGCCCTCTTTCCTGCCCACGTTCGGGAGCTTCCGGCCACTATGAAGATCTCCGGGTGTGTCGAAAGTAGGCGGACAAGCTCAAGGCCCGTGTACCCGGTCACGCCGAAAACGAGTGCTCGTATCATGATCGTTGTATCCTTCGGAAGAGCGCAGCGCAGTTGACGCACACTTCCGGATAGTGTCTTTTGCGAATCAAACGCCGAAGTGGGACACCGTCATGCACAAAGGGTCCCATGTTTGTTCTATTTCGATGCGAATCGGGATGGGCGGCTGACCTGTGCGACGGCCGCGCCCCTCGAGTACTCACATGGACCTCGGAATCTTCACACAGGAGAGTATTGTCCATGTGAAGAATCCGAATGGACGGTTCCATTTGTCAACGAGGTTCCAACCGATAGTTGGGGGCTTCCTTCGTGATGACAACGTCATGCACATGAGATTCCTTCAAGCCTGCAGCGGTTATTCTCAAGAAGCGCGCCTTTGCTCGAAGCTCCTCGAGATTATGGGCCCCCAGATACCCCATGCCAGCCTTGAGACCGCCGATAAGCTGATTGATGGAATGCGCCAGAGGACCTTTTGCAGGGACCATGCCCACGATGCCCTCAGGGACAAGTTTATTCTCCGAGACTCCCTCATGCTGGCCGTATCGGTCTTTCGATCCCTCGCGCATTGCTTCCAGAGACCCCATGCCTCTATAGGATTTGTATGAGCGCCCCTGGTAGAGCACCATTTCTCCGGGACTCTCATCCGTGCCTGCAAGCAAACCGCCGATCATGATCGTGTGAGCGCCTGCAGCAAGAGCTTTCGTAATATCGCCGGAAAACTTTATTCCTCCGTCAGCGATCAGCGGGACACCCAATTTATTGGCAGCCTTCGCACAGTCTAAAATGGCGCTTATCTGCGGCACGCCCACTCCTGCAACAATCCGAGTGGTGCAGATGGAGCCCGGTCCGACACCGATTTTTATCCCGTCCGCCCCGGCCTTCACCAGATCCGTTACCGCTTCCCCGGACGCGACATTGCCCGCCACGACCTGAACGTCGCTGTAGCGTTTCTTTATGAGCTTCACGGTTTCAATGACATTCTTCGAATGCCCGTGGGATGTATCCACAACAATGACGTCAACCCCTCTCTTTGTCAGAGCGGATACCCTTTCGTCACGATCCGGCCCGACCCCCACTGCTGCGCCAACCCGAAGTCGACCCAGCGGGTCTTTTGCAGAATCAGGAAACATGATGGCTTTTTGAATATCCTTAATAGTGATCAAGCCCTTTAGACGATTATTCTTGTCCACTACCAAAAGCTTCTCGATTCTGTGTTTGTGGAGAAGAGCTTTGCATGTTTCTATATCGATTCTTTCGTCCACGGTGATCAGGTTTTCTTTGGTCATGACCTCTTCAACTTTGAGATCGAGATTTTCCACAAACCTGAGATCGCGGTTTGTCAAAATACCTTTCAAATACCCGTTGACCGTCACAGGAACACCGGAGATATGATATTTCTTCATGATCTGCAGTGCGTCGGAAATGCGTTGATCCGGGTTAATAGTAATAGGATCCACAATCATTCCGGATTCCGACCGTTTCACCCGGTCAACCTCTTTCGCCTGATCCTTCACCGCGAGATTGCGATGAATGATGCCGATGCCACCCTGCCGAGCCATGCTAATAGCCATTTCGGACCCGGTAACGGTATCCATGGCAGCACTGACCAACGGGATATTCAATGTAATTTCTCTGGTAAGTTTCGTTTGGACATCTACTTCGGTGGGCAAAATTTCTGAATAGCACGGTTGAAGTAACACGTCGTCAAACGTAAGAGATTCTTTGATCTCCATAAGGCCTTTCTCCGTTCAATGTATGGTGATTATTTCACGAGAACCGATATTGTTCTCCGTTTGACGGATTAGTGTTTCCCGTGAATAAAAAAACGGTTCATTGAATCGTCGGTGCTTGTAATGCCCGTGTGCGTTCCACCACCTTTACGACGGCTGAAGCCGCTGATTCCATGAACACGTCCAGGAGGTTATCCCATTTTTTCTTGGGATAGACAAGTTCGGGCTCTGTTTTTATCTTACCTAATTTCGCGGCGACTTTCACTGCATCATAGAAGTTGCCGATATCATCGACAAGCCCCCATTCTTTTGCTTTTTCCCCCGTGAAAAATCTTCCGTCCGCTATCTCTCTGAGCTTCTGTTCTTCTATTTTACCTTTGCGTCCTCGGGCTACATCCGAAATGAACTGTTCGTGGATTTCAGCCGCGAATCCGTTGAGAATTCCACGTTCCTCTTCAGTAAGCGGTCTGGTGATCGAACCGATGTCTTTGTATTTTCCCGCCTTAATTATATTCACATCCGCTCCGACTCTTTGGATGATCTGGTGAATTTCGGGCAGAATCATTATGACCCCGATGCTGCCGGTTATGGTTCCCTGGGAACACACGATGGCATCGGCGTTACTTGATATATAATATGCTGCCGAAGCCGCAACGGTTTCCATAGAAACGACAACGGGTTTCTTTTCCCGCAGACGAGCTATTTCCCGGTATATTTCCTGAGCCGGCGCTACGCTTCCCCCCGGAGAATTCACTCGCAACAGCACTGCCTTGATCGATGACTTCTTCCGGTATTTTCTCAATTGCTTCAAGATGTCATCCGAAGACATGATAGTGCCTTCAATAGTTACGATTCCGATTTTGTTACCACCCTCGAGAATGCTGGACCAGGTGCCCGTTTCCTCTTTTTCATTGGATAACATAGACAGAGTCATTATCAGGGCGACAAACGCCACTATGAGAAAACCTATAAAAAGGACTGCAACTCCGGTCCTGGACTTCTTCATAGAGATACTCCCGAGACAGGTACATGGAATTTATGCATACACTGCACATCCAATTCCTTGGATAATATTACAACGTAACAGAATTCCAGTTCCCCCGCAAGGTTGGCTCCAGCCATTCTGACAAACCGCTCGCACGAGTCGTCCGTTGGAGAATGAGGGAGTCTGTACCTGAATTCCAATGCGACCTTCCTGTGTTCGAACAAGGATTTCGAATAATGTACGGCTTTTCCGACCAAAAATCAAAAAGTCATCTCAAAATCGTCTCTCAATTCGGTGATATGTAAGGCATAGGATTAGGCATGGGAGAAAGAGGTGATCATTCATTCAGCGATATTGAACGACAAAATCTGATAATGGGTTGTAGGAAAAGATCCGACAACCCATTTGGAATCTACTTTAATTTTCGTTTCCTAGGTTTCATCTCAAGATCCTTTATACGATCCAATAGCGGGCGCTTCGCCACATGGAACCTAGCTATCTTGCCCTCTGTAGTTCGTACCGCAATTGTCACCATATTAGGGCTATCTCCAGCGGAAATGTCTTCTAGCCAGTTTCCGGAATGAAGAGCGCTATAATCTCTCATAGCGTTTCCTCCTTGTTGATGCGATCGTCCATTTCCTTCAGCAGGACGTACAGAGTGTCGGCGACGGCCGCTCCGATAGGAAAATCCGAGTCTATCACAAAAACGTGTGGCCGTATACTGTCAATGCAGAGAAATCCCCACGTGTCGTGGTCTCCTCCCTCCAGGATCTTACGAATAGGCCATACAATGGTGGATCTATAGCTGTTATCGAAAGTCTTGACGGAATCCAATGCCTGCAATGGGAAGAATCAGTAGCGCCGGCGTCCCTGCCGGCGATAACTTATTGCTTTGTTTGGTGAATTGTTCGCCGGCACGGAGGCCGGCGCTACCAATTGCTGGGAACTGCTCTTCACAATCCGTGATTACTTTCGAGAATCGGTATATAGTCAAATTTCCCCTCTCTGATTCTTTCAGGAGTCCAGTGAGAATTCCGGTATCCCTTCTCTCCTAAGAGATTGTTGGAATAGAAATAGTTTCCAGGGGTCTGTCGAAACAGAACAAGGAAGTCAGTATTGTCGGAGACATAATCTTGTTCATGGTTAAGTCCTGGATCCGGTGTGCTGGGGAATCGACAGAATGTGGTAACCTGCACTGACCGTGGGTTATGTTCACCAGCCCTCCCCGTACATGACACCTGCTTAATGCACGCTCGGCATGGTGATCCAGCTAACAGGCTGAAAATATTTGCGAAGCTTGCAAGAGATTCCCTGATATGTTCCATCACAGTTGTGGGTGTATCTTGTGTCGCAAGGGAAAAGTAGGCATCTCTTATTTTGTGAAAAGTATTATGAATGCTCAGGCCAGCCGAGGCCAACCGAGCTTCCCTGCTC
The sequence above is a segment of the Desulfomonile tiedjei DSM 6799 genome. Coding sequences within it:
- a CDS encoding ankyrin repeat domain-containing protein produces the protein MNSKLLDAAASGELSEIQLLLDAGADPDSKDAFGWSALMWAASMGFPDAVKLLLDHGANPDARDQYAATALMKACRRGFGHVAKHLLESGAQVNAKDEFGWTALMRASRRGYVDLVQLLLAHSADMEAGDQYGATALIVAAAEGHTNVVKELLDNGADPEARDRNGWTALMWASSMRHVAVVDLLKSAHINRRNEN
- a CDS encoding YIP1 family protein — encoded protein: MECPHCRREIGQDPEQRFCPFCGRALGDSSYTGYDDSPDEPDIRFESDFEQEQSGYCPWEDQENLGFGTALVQTIKASMFSPAQFFSKMPVRGGVLLPLLFGIIVETVGSMAAYLWSTAVGGQGLFEFSSKTPILFALLIPLFVFLGLFLWGVILHASLFLVGGAQRDFEATFRIVCYTSGPELFGIIPVIGGIISLIWKLYITVVGLREVHGISNGRAIAALLLPLGLCCGLVSIAILSAGFLVSMSS
- a CDS encoding putative tRNA(5-methylaminomethyl-2-thiouridylate) methyltransferase with PP-loop ATPase domain: MSFRLTFSEPATGTVFNKKAVALISGGLDSALAIHLVKQQGIDVTAIHFTSFFSIDDPEAKDSSVRVTAEQLDVPVKFIQRGEDFIQLLRNPRYGYGKNLNPCIDCRIYTLVKAREYMKSIGASFLVTGEVVGQRPMSQRRHTLRLIEKQADCRGIVLRPLSAKVLPPTGPEEAGILDRDLLLGVAGRGRKMQLDLAADLNLRGFSSPAGGCLLTDRNFSRRLKDLLTSSEHVSCEELAALRIGRHFRVRPGLKIVVGRSEEENNQLQELAQSRNFIMPFVFPGPAVLVLGNPDEGEKELVCRVIRRYAKPIRRGDMFTLQRPQCETEIIQASGLPSEEWLSEHLI
- the amrA gene encoding AmmeMemoRadiSam system protein A, with the protein product MKSAKRSVGTDLGLQDEEKRELHRIARTVIESRAAGKPVPRIVPAFPRLAEKFGAFVSIHKRGMLRGCIGCLTADDALHRTVEEMAEAAAFRDPRFTPVQTEELPHLELEISVLTPFVEIEDTADIQIGIHGLMIRKGNYSGLLLPQVAADRNWDTITFLEETCKKAGLSRSAWQDKETKIYVFSADVF
- the argC gene encoding N-acetyl-gamma-glutamyl-phosphate reductase produces the protein MIRALVFGVTGYTGLELVRLLSTHPEIFIVAGSSRTWAGKRASEALPFVNRAKDFPLRTLEDLLEDPQADIAFLALPHGESMAVIRPLLEAGLKVVDLSADLRLNDAEVYQDWYGPHKDPELIPRAVYGLPELYREEIRKADLVANPGCYPTSVILALVPLMKLSEVDTSCPVVDSKSGISGAGRGAKLNTSFCEAGESFKPYGVIRHRHIPEMEQELSKVAGKPVKVRFTPHLIPVSRGMVSTIHVRLIQPLSAVSIRELYIEHYRSEPFVKVLPAGKFPDTAFVRGSNQCHLAIEVDERTGWLIVMSAIDNLVKGASGAAVQNANLMTGLEESSGLSGLPLFP
- the guaB gene encoding IMP dehydrogenase, whose protein sequence is MEIKESLTFDDVLLQPCYSEILPTEVDVQTKLTREITLNIPLVSAAMDTVTGSEMAISMARQGGIGIIHRNLAVKDQAKEVDRVKRSESGMIVDPITINPDQRISDALQIMKKYHISGVPVTVNGYLKGILTNRDLRFVENLDLKVEEVMTKENLITVDERIDIETCKALLHKHRIEKLLVVDKNNRLKGLITIKDIQKAIMFPDSAKDPLGRLRVGAAVGVGPDRDERVSALTKRGVDVIVVDTSHGHSKNVIETVKLIKKRYSDVQVVAGNVASGEAVTDLVKAGADGIKIGVGPGSICTTRIVAGVGVPQISAILDCAKAANKLGVPLIADGGIKFSGDITKALAAGAHTIMIGGLLAGTDESPGEMVLYQGRSYKSYRGMGSLEAMREGSKDRYGQHEGVSENKLVPEGIVGMVPAKGPLAHSINQLIGGLKAGMGYLGAHNLEELRAKARFLRITAAGLKESHVHDVVITKEAPNYRLEPR
- the sppA gene encoding signal peptide peptidase SppA, with product MKKSRTGVAVLFIGFLIVAFVALIMTLSMLSNEKEETGTWSSILEGGNKIGIVTIEGTIMSSDDILKQLRKYRKKSSIKAVLLRVNSPGGSVAPAQEIYREIARLREKKPVVVSMETVAASAAYYISSNADAIVCSQGTITGSIGVIMILPEIHQIIQRVGADVNIIKAGKYKDIGSITRPLTEEERGILNGFAAEIHEQFISDVARGRKGKIEEQKLREIADGRFFTGEKAKEWGLVDDIGNFYDAVKVAAKLGKIKTEPELVYPKKKWDNLLDVFMESAASAVVKVVERTRALQAPTIQ